Proteins from a genomic interval of Gadus macrocephalus chromosome 2, ASM3116895v1:
- the LOC132446180 gene encoding zinc-binding protein A33 produces MSLPVDDLECPVCCDIFIDPVLLSCSHSFCRECVKRCWETSGSRECPMCRKRASKASPTTNLALRNLCETVQVARRESSSSEKEKEKEKELNCDLHGEKLKLFCLVDKQPICLVCHMSKTHKNHDCSTLEEAVVDCRGELSTTLTSLQEKMDSLKIIHSNSNDTIDYIKNQAIGTRQEIKAQFERLHHVLHREESERLAALKREEDQKISGMRDKVSEISEEMLFLEESFNFLESELNAEDMALLQNFKGTRERCSSLPLCPVSMSGTLIDVSKHLSNLKYSIWENMNHYIEYTPVTLDPNTAHPYLILSDDLTSLYYSGLSYGCPDNPERFQMSAEVVGTNALGSGSHHHWIVETGSNRDWLLGVTSVSAPRNVVISARPENGFWTLCYRGGEFRAMTSPPTTLSLATEAPISRIKVQLDYNKGTLCFFDCSGDDRLLYTFESTFTEMVLPYFYTHSQHPLRILPESVMVTALHKEGSAQVI; encoded by the exons ATGTCTTTGCCGGTGGATGACCTAGAGTGTCCTGTATGCTGTGACATCTTCATAGACCCCGTTCTGCTGTCCTGCAGTCACAGCTTCTGCAGGGAGTGTGTGAAGCGTTGCTGGGAGACCTCTGGGTCACGAGAGTGCCCCATGTGCAGGAAGAGAGCCTCGAAAGCGTCCCCAACCACCAACCTGGCCCTGAGAAACCTCTGTGAGACCGTGCAGGTGGCCCGGCGAGAGAGCTCGAGctcggagaaggagaaggagaaggagaaggagctgaACTGTGACCTCCATGGGGAGAAGCTAAAACTCTTCTGCCTGGTGGATAAACAGCCCATTTGCCTGGTTTGCCACATGTCCAAAACGCACAAGAACCACGATTGCTCCACGTTGGAGGAGGCAGTCGTCGACTGCAGG GGGGAACTCAGCACCACCCTGACGAGTCTACAGGAAAAAATGGACAGCCTCAAAATAATCCACAGCAACTCAAACGACACCATTGATTACATTAAG AACCAGGCTATAGGCACACGGCAGGAGATCAAGGCCCAGTTTGAGCGGCTCCACCATGTCCTTCACCGGGAGGAATCTGAAAGGCTGGCTGCTCTgaagagggaggaagaccaGAAGATATCGGGGATGAGGGATAAGGTCAGCGAGATCTCAGAAGAAATGCTCTTCCTCGAGGAGAGTTTCAACTTCCTGGAGTCTGAGCTGAATGCAGAGGACATGGCCCTCTTGCAG aACTTTAAAGGCACTCGGGAAAG ATGCAGCAGTCTACCACTCTGTCCAGTTTCCATGTCTGGAACCCTGATTGACGTGTCCAAACATCTAAGCAATCTCAAGTACTCGATCTGGGAGAACATGAACCACTATATTGAGTACA CTCCAGTGACCCTGGACCCAAATACAGCACACCCCTACCTCATCCTGTCCGATGACCTCACTTCCCTTTATTATTCTGGCTTGTCTTACGGTTGCCCTGACAACCCGGAGCGTTTCCAAATGAGCGCTGAAGTCGTTGGCACGAACGCCCTAGGCTCAGGAAGTCATCACCACTGGATCGTCGAAACAGGAAGCAACCGGGATTGGCTCCTGGGTGTGACCTCCGTGTCTGCTCCGAGGAATGTCGTAATCTCTGCGAGGCCGGAGAACGGCTTCTGGACCTTGTGTTATCGAGGCGGGGAGTTCAGGGCCATGACCTCGCCGCCGACGACCCTGTCGCTGGCCACAGAGGCGCCCATAAGCCGAATCAAAGTACAGCTGGACTATAACAAAGGGACGCTGTGTTTCTTTGACTGTTCCGGTGACGACAGGCTGCTCTACACGTTCGAGAGCACGTTCACCGAGATGGTGCTTCCGTATTTTTACACCCACAGCCAGCATCCACTGAGAATCTTACCAGAGAGTGTGATGGTAACGGCTTTGCATAAAGAAGGATCTGCGCAAGTTATATGA